In one window of Ferriphaselus amnicola DNA:
- the typA gene encoding translational GTPase TypA has protein sequence MSRLLRNIAIIAHVDHGKTTLVDQLLRQSGTFRDNQQVDERVMDSNDLEKERGITILAKNTAITYGEYHINIVDTPGHADFGGEVERVLGMVDGVVLLVDAVEGPMPQTRFVTKKALALGLKPIVVINKVDRPGARPDWVLDQTFDLFDKLHATDEQLDFPVIYASGLNGWACLDLKDAPSNGGAADNMNPLFDTVLAHVPTPPGSPDAPLQFQLAALDYSTFTGRLGIGRVLNGRIKTGQQVVVMNHEQQVGSGRINQVMGFRGLDRILVDGAEAGDIIIISGLDEIGIGVTICDRDNPVGLPMLTVDEPTLTMDFMVNSSPLAGTEGKFVTSRQIRDRLNKELLTNVALRVDDTGDADVFRVSGRGELHLTILLENMRREGFEMAVAKPRVVYKEIDGEKCEPYENLTIDLEDGHQGGVMEEIGRRRGELTNMESDGNGRTRLEYHIPARGLIGFQSDFMTMTRGSGLMSHVFDDYGPVKADLPGRHNGVLISQEDGDAVAYALWNLEDRGRMFVSPGDKLYEGMVIGIHSRDNDLIVNPIKGKKLTNVRASGTDEAVRLTTPIKLTLESAVEFIDDDELVELTPKSIRIRKRYLKEHDRKRALRSE, from the coding sequence ATGTCTCGCCTCCTTCGAAACATTGCCATCATTGCCCACGTTGACCATGGTAAGACCACCTTGGTTGACCAACTGCTGCGCCAGTCAGGCACATTCCGCGACAACCAGCAGGTGGATGAGCGCGTGATGGACAGCAACGATCTGGAAAAAGAGCGTGGCATCACCATTCTGGCGAAGAACACCGCGATCACCTACGGCGAGTATCACATCAACATCGTGGATACCCCCGGTCACGCCGACTTCGGCGGCGAGGTCGAGCGCGTGCTGGGTATGGTGGATGGCGTGGTGCTGCTGGTGGATGCGGTCGAAGGCCCGATGCCACAGACTCGTTTCGTGACTAAGAAAGCACTGGCGCTGGGTTTGAAGCCTATCGTCGTGATCAATAAGGTTGACCGTCCGGGCGCACGTCCTGACTGGGTGCTGGATCAGACCTTCGATCTGTTCGACAAGCTGCATGCGACCGACGAACAACTCGACTTCCCCGTGATCTATGCTTCTGGCCTGAACGGTTGGGCTTGTCTGGACCTGAAGGATGCGCCTTCCAACGGCGGCGCGGCCGACAACATGAATCCGCTGTTCGACACCGTGCTGGCACACGTACCAACACCACCGGGCAGCCCTGACGCTCCACTGCAATTCCAACTGGCTGCGCTGGATTACTCGACCTTTACTGGTCGCCTAGGTATTGGTCGCGTGCTGAATGGCCGCATCAAGACAGGTCAACAAGTCGTGGTGATGAACCATGAGCAGCAAGTTGGCTCGGGTCGTATCAACCAAGTGATGGGCTTCCGTGGTTTAGATCGTATCTTGGTGGATGGCGCTGAAGCTGGCGACATCATCATCATTTCTGGTCTGGACGAGATCGGCATTGGCGTCACGATCTGTGATCGCGATAATCCTGTCGGTCTGCCGATGCTGACGGTGGATGAGCCGACGCTGACCATGGACTTCATGGTGAACAGTTCGCCGTTGGCCGGTACTGAAGGCAAGTTCGTCACTTCGCGTCAGATTCGTGATCGTTTGAACAAAGAATTGCTGACCAACGTCGCGCTGCGAGTGGACGACACTGGCGATGCCGACGTGTTCCGTGTTTCCGGTCGTGGCGAATTGCACTTGACCATCCTGCTAGAGAACATGCGCCGCGAAGGTTTTGAGATGGCGGTGGCCAAGCCGCGCGTGGTGTACAAAGAGATCGACGGCGAGAAGTGCGAGCCGTACGAGAACCTGACCATCGACTTGGAAGATGGACACCAAGGTGGCGTGATGGAAGAGATCGGTCGTCGTCGCGGCGAACTGACCAACATGGAATCCGACGGCAATGGCCGTACTCGTCTGGAATATCACATCCCAGCACGTGGCCTGATCGGCTTTCAGTCCGACTTTATGACCATGACTCGCGGTTCCGGTCTGATGAGCCACGTGTTCGACGACTACGGTCCGGTCAAGGCTGATCTGCCAGGCCGTCACAACGGCGTGCTGATCTCGCAAGAGGACGGCGATGCGGTGGCTTACGCGCTGTGGAACTTGGAAGATCGCGGCCGGATGTTCGTGTCCCCCGGCGACAAGTTGTACGAAGGCATGGTCATCGGTATCCATAGCCGCGACAATGATCTGATCGTCAATCCGATCAAGGGCAAGAAGCTGACCAACGT
- a CDS encoding Bax inhibitor-1/YccA family protein yields the protein MHYQPITATQTGSFVADQNKVLRNTYMMLALTMIPTVIGAFIGTSINFSFMAEHPIMSTLLMFGAMMGMLFAVTALRNSAWGIVALLGFTFVAGLLLGPILQVALHFKNGAQLVGMAAGGTGIIFGSLATIATVTKKDFSFMGKFLFIGLILLLVASLANVFLHIPALSLTISAMAVLIFSAYILYDVSQIVRGGETNYLMATLALYMDIYNLFINLLSLLMAFTGERD from the coding sequence ATGCACTACCAACCCATCACCGCAACGCAGACTGGCTCGTTTGTAGCCGACCAGAACAAGGTTCTGCGCAACACCTACATGATGCTGGCGCTGACCATGATCCCCACGGTCATCGGCGCGTTCATCGGCACCTCGATCAATTTCTCGTTCATGGCCGAACACCCGATCATGTCCACACTGCTGATGTTCGGCGCGATGATGGGCATGTTGTTCGCCGTCACCGCCCTGCGCAACAGCGCTTGGGGCATCGTCGCCCTGCTCGGCTTCACCTTCGTCGCCGGCCTGCTGCTCGGCCCCATCCTTCAAGTCGCCTTGCACTTCAAGAACGGCGCGCAACTGGTCGGCATGGCCGCAGGCGGCACCGGCATCATCTTCGGCAGCTTGGCCACCATCGCCACCGTGACCAAGAAGGATTTCAGCTTCATGGGCAAGTTCCTGTTCATCGGACTGATCCTGCTGCTGGTCGCCTCGCTGGCCAACGTGTTCCTGCACATCCCCGCCCTGTCGCTGACCATCTCCGCGATGGCCGTGCTGATCTTCTCCGCTTACATCTTGTACGACGTGAGCCAGATCGTGCGCGGCGGTGAGACCAACTACCTGATGGCAACCTTGGCGCTGTACATGGACATCTACAACCTGTTCATCAACCTACTGAGCCTGCTGATGGCCTTCACCGGCGAGCGCGACTAA